Proteins encoded by one window of Mycolicibacterium sp. ND9-15:
- a CDS encoding SPFH domain-containing protein, producing MEGAVAGLVLVGVLVVFAAIIVAKSIALIPQAEAAVIERLGRYSKTVSGQLTLLLPFIDRIRARVDLRERVVSFPPQPVITEDNLTVNIDTVVYFQVTNPQAAVYQISNYIVGVEQLTTTTLRNVVGGMTLEQTLTSRDSINGQLRGVLDEATGRWGLRVARVELRSIDPPPSIQDSMEKQMRADREKRAMILTAEGSREAAIKQAEGQKQAQILAAEGAKQAAILAAEADRQSRMLRAQGERAAAYLQAQGQAKAIEKTFAAIKAGRPTPEMLAYQYLQTLPQMAKGEANKVWLVPSDFGSALQGFTKLLGAPGEDGVFRYTPSPVDDAPVKTDDDDEVADWFNTETDPEIARAVAKAEAEARTPVQEPGYGTRQLDAPSAQPSMSPPPTRAEGGGAHSR from the coding sequence ATGGAAGGTGCCGTCGCCGGCCTGGTCCTCGTCGGTGTGCTGGTGGTGTTCGCCGCCATCATCGTCGCGAAGTCGATCGCGCTGATACCGCAAGCAGAGGCCGCAGTCATCGAACGGCTCGGCCGTTACAGCAAGACCGTCTCGGGACAGCTGACGCTGCTGCTGCCGTTCATCGACAGGATCCGCGCGCGCGTGGACCTGCGCGAGCGGGTGGTGTCCTTCCCGCCTCAGCCGGTGATCACCGAGGACAACCTCACGGTCAACATCGACACCGTCGTCTACTTCCAGGTGACCAATCCGCAGGCGGCCGTCTATCAGATCAGCAACTACATCGTGGGCGTCGAGCAACTGACCACCACCACCTTGCGCAACGTGGTCGGCGGTATGACGCTCGAGCAGACGCTGACGTCCCGGGACTCGATCAACGGGCAGTTGCGCGGCGTGCTCGACGAAGCCACCGGCCGGTGGGGGCTGCGGGTGGCCCGCGTCGAGTTGCGCAGCATCGACCCGCCACCGTCGATCCAGGATTCGATGGAGAAGCAGATGCGCGCCGACCGCGAGAAGCGCGCCATGATCCTGACCGCGGAAGGCAGCCGCGAGGCGGCCATCAAACAGGCCGAAGGTCAGAAGCAGGCACAGATCCTGGCCGCCGAAGGCGCCAAGCAGGCGGCGATTCTGGCCGCCGAGGCCGATCGCCAGTCGCGGATGCTGCGCGCCCAGGGCGAACGCGCCGCCGCCTACCTACAGGCGCAAGGCCAGGCGAAGGCCATCGAGAAGACGTTCGCGGCGATCAAGGCGGGCCGGCCCACGCCGGAGATGCTGGCCTACCAGTACCTGCAGACCTTGCCTCAGATGGCCAAGGGCGAGGCCAACAAGGTGTGGCTGGTGCCCAGCGACTTCGGTTCGGCGCTACAGGGTTTCACCAAGCTGCTCGGTGCCCCGGGGGAGGACGGCGTGTTCCGTTACACGCCCTCGCCGGTCGACGACGCACCGGTCAAGACCGATGACGACGACGAGGTCGCCGACTGGTTCAACACCGAAACCGATCCCGAGATCGCCCGGGCTGTGGCAAAGGCCGAGGCCGAGGCGCGCACCCCGGTGCAAGAGCCCGGCTACGGGACGCGGCAACTGGATGCGCCGTCGGCTCAGCCCTCGATGTCGCCGCCGCCCACCCGTGCCGAGGGTGGCGGAGCGCATTCACGCTGA
- a CDS encoding NfeD family protein, whose product MPAALIWLIAALALAGAEALTGDMFLLMLGGGALAAAGSSLIFDELWIHGAVFAVVSVLLLVLVRPALRRHFQAGTGLPDLAKALEGKSALVLHRVAQHEGQVKLEGEIWTARPLNETDVYEPGDNVTVVHIDGATAVVQKLV is encoded by the coding sequence ATGCCCGCTGCGCTGATCTGGTTAATCGCCGCGCTGGCGCTCGCCGGTGCCGAAGCCCTGACCGGCGACATGTTCCTGCTTATGCTCGGCGGCGGGGCACTGGCCGCCGCGGGATCGAGCCTCATCTTCGATGAGCTGTGGATTCACGGTGCGGTGTTCGCGGTGGTGTCGGTCCTGCTGCTGGTGCTCGTCCGTCCCGCTTTGCGCAGGCACTTCCAGGCGGGCACCGGTCTGCCGGACCTCGCCAAGGCGCTCGAGGGCAAGAGCGCTCTGGTCCTGCATCGGGTGGCGCAGCACGAGGGTCAGGTCAAGCTCGAAGGTGAAATCTGGACGGCGCGGCCGCTCAACGAAACCGATGTGTACGAACCTGGGGACAACGTGACCGTCGTGCACATCGACGGCGCCACTGCCGTCGTCCAGAAACTCGTCTAG
- a CDS encoding ferrochelatase, translating to MADSAYSAFDAVLLLSFGGPEHPDDVIPFLENVTRGRGIPRERLALVAEHYLHFGGVSPINGINRAVIEKLRTYVDVPVYFGNRNWTPYVEDAVTAMRDDGVRRAAVFATSAWAGYSSCVQYVEDIARARRVAGASAPRLVKLRQYFDHPLFVQMFAAAVTAAARTVPDGARLIFTAHSIPLAARSRCGTELYERQVTYACKLVAAAAGYDEYDQVWQSRSGPPRVPWLEPDVGDHLSRLVESGTTAVVVCPIGFVADHIEVVWDLDHELRTQAEKAGLAFARAATPNAGLARVAADLLAELRDGRAPARVAATDPPPLQGFSVDGVLCTPACRSD from the coding sequence ATGGCTGACTCGGCCTACTCGGCCTTTGATGCCGTCCTGCTGCTCTCGTTCGGCGGGCCGGAACACCCTGACGACGTGATTCCGTTCCTGGAGAACGTGACCCGGGGACGCGGCATACCGCGGGAGCGGCTGGCGTTGGTCGCCGAGCACTATCTGCACTTCGGCGGCGTCTCACCGATCAACGGCATCAACCGGGCGGTGATCGAGAAGTTGCGCACCTATGTCGACGTGCCGGTGTACTTCGGGAACCGCAACTGGACGCCCTACGTCGAGGACGCTGTCACCGCCATGCGCGACGACGGGGTGCGCCGCGCGGCGGTGTTCGCCACGTCGGCGTGGGCCGGTTACTCGAGTTGCGTTCAGTACGTCGAGGACATCGCCAGGGCGCGGCGAGTCGCGGGCGCGTCGGCTCCCCGGCTGGTCAAGCTGCGGCAGTACTTCGACCATCCGCTGTTCGTCCAGATGTTCGCGGCTGCGGTCACCGCCGCCGCGCGGACGGTGCCGGATGGCGCGCGCCTGATCTTCACCGCCCACTCGATCCCGCTGGCCGCCCGGTCCCGCTGTGGTACAGAGCTTTACGAGCGCCAGGTCACCTACGCCTGTAAGCTTGTCGCGGCTGCGGCGGGATATGACGAGTACGACCAGGTCTGGCAGTCGCGCTCGGGGCCGCCGCGGGTGCCCTGGCTGGAACCCGATGTGGGCGATCATCTCTCGCGTCTGGTCGAGAGTGGGACCACGGCTGTGGTCGTATGCCCGATAGGTTTTGTCGCCGACCACATCGAGGTGGTCTGGGACCTCGATCACGAGCTGCGCACGCAGGCCGAAAAGGCCGGCCTGGCATTCGCCCGGGCCGCTACTCCGAATGCCGGTCTCGCGCGGGTGGCGGCCGATCTGCTCGCCGAATTACGGGACGGCCGGGCCCCGGCACGTGTGGCGGCGACGGATCCGCCACCGCTTCAGGGGTTTTCGGTGGACGGCGTATTGTGCACGCCTGCCTGCCGGTCTGACTAG
- the inhA gene encoding NADH-dependent enoyl-ACP reductase InhA yields the protein MAGFLEGKRILVTGIITDSSIAFYIAKVAQEAGAQLVLTGYERMKLIGRIADRLPEKAPLLELDVQNPEHLDSLADRVTEVIGEGNKLDGVVHSIGYMPPTGMGVNPFFDAPYEDVAKGIHISAYSYASLAKALLPIMNRGGGIVGMDFDPTRAMPAYNWMTVAKSALESVNRFVAREAGPYGVRSNLVAAGPIRTLAMSAIVGGVLGDEAKDQIKLLEEGWDQRAPLGWNMKDPTPVAKTVLALISDWLPATTGTVVYADGGASTQLL from the coding sequence ATGGCAGGGTTTCTCGAAGGTAAGCGCATCCTCGTCACGGGGATCATCACCGACTCCTCGATCGCGTTCTACATTGCCAAGGTCGCCCAGGAGGCCGGAGCACAGTTAGTGCTCACCGGCTACGAGCGGATGAAGCTCATCGGACGCATCGCCGACCGGTTGCCGGAGAAAGCTCCCTTGCTGGAACTCGACGTGCAGAACCCCGAGCACCTCGACTCGCTGGCCGATCGGGTGACCGAGGTCATCGGCGAGGGCAACAAGCTCGACGGCGTCGTGCACTCGATCGGCTACATGCCGCCGACCGGCATGGGCGTCAACCCGTTCTTCGACGCGCCGTACGAGGACGTGGCGAAGGGCATTCACATCTCGGCGTACTCGTATGCCTCGCTGGCCAAGGCGCTGCTGCCGATCATGAATCGCGGCGGCGGGATCGTCGGCATGGACTTCGACCCGACCAGGGCGATGCCCGCCTACAACTGGATGACGGTGGCCAAGAGTGCGCTGGAGTCGGTCAACCGGTTCGTCGCCAGAGAGGCCGGTCCGTACGGTGTACGGTCCAATCTCGTTGCGGCCGGACCGATTCGAACGCTCGCAATGAGCGCGATCGTCGGCGGCGTGCTCGGTGACGAAGCCAAGGACCAGATCAAGTTGCTGGAAGAGGGCTGGGATCAGCGCGCGCCGCTGGGCTGGAACATGAAGGATCCCACGCCGGTGGCCAAGACGGTGCTCGCGCTGATATCGGATTGGCTGCCCGCCACCACCGGCACCGTCGTCTACGCGGACGGCGGCGCCAGCACGCAGTTGTTATAG
- the fabG1 gene encoding 3-oxoacyl-ACP reductase FabG1 → MTRPLFVSRSVLVTGGNRGIGLAIAQRLAADGHRVAVTHRGSGAPEGLFGVECDVTDNDAVDRAFKEVEEHQGPVEVLVSNAGISKDAFLMRMTEERFTEVIDANLTGAFRVAQRASRSMQRKRFGRIIFIGSVSGMWGIGNQANYAAAKAGLIGMARSISRELAKAGVTANVVAPGYIDTEMTRALDERIQQGALDFIPAKRVGTAEEVAGAVSFLASEDATYIAGAVIPVDGGMGMGH, encoded by the coding sequence ATGACTCGACCGCTTTTCGTATCGCGCTCGGTGCTGGTGACCGGGGGCAACCGCGGCATCGGTCTGGCCATCGCCCAGCGGCTCGCCGCCGACGGCCACCGGGTGGCCGTCACACACCGCGGGTCCGGGGCGCCCGAGGGGTTGTTCGGCGTCGAGTGTGACGTCACCGACAACGACGCCGTCGACCGCGCCTTCAAAGAGGTCGAGGAACACCAGGGCCCGGTCGAGGTGCTCGTGTCCAACGCGGGAATCTCCAAGGATGCGTTCCTCATGCGGATGACCGAAGAGAGGTTCACCGAGGTCATCGACGCCAACCTCACCGGGGCGTTCCGGGTGGCCCAGCGGGCATCGCGCAGCATGCAGCGCAAACGGTTCGGCCGGATCATCTTCATCGGTTCGGTCTCCGGCATGTGGGGCATCGGAAACCAGGCCAACTATGCGGCGGCCAAGGCCGGTCTGATCGGCATGGCCCGCTCGATCTCCCGGGAACTGGCCAAGGCCGGCGTCACCGCGAACGTCGTCGCACCCGGCTACATCGACACCGAAATGACCCGCGCGCTGGACGAGAGGATCCAGCAGGGGGCACTCGACTTCATCCCCGCGAAGCGGGTCGGCACCGCCGAAGAGGTCGCCGGGGCGGTCAGCTTCCTGGCCTCCGAGGATGCGACTTACATCGCCGGCGCCGTCATCCCCGTCGACGGCGGCATGGGCATGGGCCACTAA
- a CDS encoding VWA domain-containing protein, whose protein sequence is MTLPLLGPVSLTGFQHIWWFLLLLVLLLVLAGLYAAAQIARRKRLQQFANTELLDSVAPKRPSPLRHVPAALLAISLLLCAIAVAGPTHDQRLPRNRAVVVLAIDVSQSMRATDVEPNRLVAAQEASKKFVDELTPGINLGVIAYAGTATVLVSPTTNRDASRRAIDNLQVADRTATGEALFTALSSISTVGAVIGGGDEPPPAHIVLFSDGKETVPSNPDNPKGAFTAARAAKDQGVPISTISFGTPNGSVEVDNERVPVPVDDEGMKKIAQLSGGEAYTASNLDELNKVYSTLQDQIGYETVRGEATTGWLRLGALIAAAAAVASLLINRRLPL, encoded by the coding sequence ATGACGCTTCCACTGCTGGGGCCGGTCTCGCTCACGGGATTCCAGCACATCTGGTGGTTCCTTCTGCTCCTCGTCCTCCTGCTGGTGCTGGCCGGGTTGTACGCCGCCGCGCAGATCGCCCGGCGAAAGCGGTTGCAGCAGTTCGCCAACACCGAACTGCTCGACAGCGTCGCGCCGAAGCGCCCGAGCCCGCTGCGCCATGTTCCCGCGGCGCTGCTGGCGATCTCGTTACTGTTGTGCGCGATCGCGGTGGCCGGGCCCACCCACGACCAACGTCTTCCGCGTAACCGCGCAGTGGTGGTGCTGGCCATCGATGTCTCGCAATCGATGCGTGCCACCGATGTCGAACCGAACCGGTTGGTCGCCGCGCAGGAAGCGTCGAAGAAGTTCGTCGACGAGCTGACCCCGGGCATCAACCTCGGGGTGATCGCCTACGCCGGCACCGCGACGGTTCTGGTGTCGCCGACCACCAACCGCGATGCAAGCCGGCGCGCCATCGACAACCTGCAAGTGGCCGATCGCACGGCCACCGGCGAGGCCCTCTTCACCGCGCTGTCATCGATCTCCACCGTCGGCGCCGTGATCGGCGGCGGCGACGAACCGCCGCCGGCGCACATCGTGTTGTTCTCCGATGGCAAGGAGACGGTGCCGAGCAACCCGGACAACCCGAAGGGCGCGTTCACCGCCGCGCGCGCCGCCAAGGACCAGGGCGTGCCGATCTCGACGATCTCGTTCGGCACCCCGAACGGGTCGGTCGAGGTCGACAACGAGCGGGTGCCGGTACCGGTCGACGACGAGGGCATGAAGAAGATCGCCCAACTTTCCGGTGGTGAAGCGTACACCGCCTCGAACCTCGATGAACTGAACAAGGTCTACAGCACACTGCAGGACCAGATCGGCTACGAGACGGTTCGCGGCGAGGCCACGACCGGCTGGCTGCGGCTCGGCGCACTGATCGCGGCCGCGGCGGCGGTGGCGAGTCTGCTCATCAACCGTCGGCTGCCGCTGTGA
- a CDS encoding VWA domain-containing protein → MTLPLLGPMTLSGFENAWFFLFLLAVLGIVGLYIAVQLARHRRMLRFANMELLESVAPKRSSRWRHLPAILLVIGLVFLTVAMAGPTHDVRIPRNRAVVMLVMDVSQSMRATDVAPNRMAAAQEASKQFADELTPGINLGLISYAGTATVLVSPTTGREATKAAIDQLQFADRTATGEGIFTALQAIATVGAVIGGGDEPPPARIVLFSDGKETVPSNPDNPKGAYTAARTAKDQGVPISTISFGTPYGYVEINDQRQPVPVDDEMLKKIADLSGGEAFTASSLQQLQEVYANLQQQIGYETIRGDASAGWLRLGTLALAMATLAALFINRRLPN, encoded by the coding sequence GTGACATTGCCGTTGCTCGGACCGATGACGCTGTCGGGCTTCGAAAACGCTTGGTTCTTTCTGTTCCTGCTCGCCGTGCTGGGAATCGTCGGGCTCTACATCGCCGTTCAGCTGGCCCGGCACCGGCGAATGCTTCGGTTCGCCAACATGGAGCTGCTGGAAAGCGTTGCGCCCAAACGATCTTCGCGTTGGCGACATCTTCCGGCGATCCTGCTCGTGATCGGGCTGGTGTTCCTGACCGTCGCGATGGCCGGTCCCACCCACGACGTCCGCATCCCGCGTAACCGCGCGGTCGTGATGCTCGTCATGGACGTGTCGCAGTCGATGCGGGCCACCGACGTCGCACCCAACCGCATGGCCGCGGCCCAGGAGGCGTCCAAGCAGTTCGCCGACGAGCTGACACCGGGGATCAACCTCGGGCTGATCTCCTATGCCGGTACGGCCACGGTGCTGGTGTCGCCGACCACCGGCCGCGAGGCGACCAAGGCCGCGATCGACCAACTCCAGTTCGCCGACCGCACGGCCACCGGCGAGGGCATCTTCACGGCACTGCAGGCGATTGCCACGGTCGGAGCGGTTATCGGCGGCGGCGACGAACCGCCGCCGGCGCGCATCGTGTTGTTCTCCGACGGTAAGGAGACGGTGCCGAGCAACCCGGACAACCCGAAGGGCGCCTACACCGCGGCCCGTACGGCGAAGGACCAGGGCGTGCCGATCTCCACGATCTCGTTCGGCACCCCGTACGGCTATGTCGAGATCAACGACCAGCGCCAGCCGGTGCCGGTCGACGACGAAATGCTCAAGAAGATCGCCGACCTGTCCGGCGGCGAGGCGTTCACCGCGTCGAGCCTCCAGCAGCTGCAGGAGGTCTACGCCAACCTGCAGCAACAGATCGGCTACGAGACGATCAGGGGCGACGCCAGCGCCGGCTGGCTGCGGCTCGGAACGCTGGCGCTCGCGATGGCGACGCTGGCGGCCCTGTTCATCAACCGTCGCCTGCCGAACTGA
- a CDS encoding DUF58 domain-containing protein — translation MTSSRRTVDLPSLKRGEIRDPALSAALRKLELTVRRKLDGVLHGDHLGLLPGPGSEPGESRLYQPGDDVRRMDWSVTARTTHPHVRQMIADRELETWLVIDMSASLDFGTTGCEKRDLAVAAAAAITFLNSGGGNRIGAIIANGDTVRRVPALSGRMHEQEMLRAIATMPKAPTGVRGDLAAAIDALRRPERRRGMAVIISDFLGPINWMRPLRAIAGRHEVLGIEVLDPRDVELPPVGDVVLQDAETGETREFTIDEQLRDDFERAASAHRAEVARTLRRCDAPLLTLRTDRDWIADVVRFVANRRRGALAGRA, via the coding sequence GTGACCAGTTCCCGACGCACCGTCGACCTGCCGTCGCTGAAGCGCGGTGAGATCCGTGACCCCGCGCTGAGCGCGGCACTGCGCAAGCTCGAGCTGACGGTGCGGCGCAAGCTCGACGGCGTGCTGCACGGCGACCACCTCGGCCTGCTGCCCGGACCGGGTTCGGAACCGGGGGAGTCGCGGCTCTACCAACCGGGCGACGACGTGCGCAGGATGGACTGGTCCGTCACGGCGCGCACCACGCATCCGCACGTACGGCAGATGATCGCCGACCGCGAACTCGAGACCTGGCTGGTGATCGACATGTCGGCCAGCCTCGATTTCGGTACGACCGGTTGCGAGAAGCGCGATCTCGCGGTGGCCGCCGCGGCGGCGATCACGTTCCTCAACAGCGGCGGGGGCAACCGGATCGGCGCCATCATCGCCAACGGCGACACCGTGCGGCGGGTGCCGGCGCTGTCGGGCCGGATGCACGAGCAGGAGATGCTGCGGGCCATCGCGACGATGCCCAAGGCGCCGACCGGAGTTCGCGGTGACCTGGCCGCCGCCATCGACGCCTTGCGCAGGCCCGAGCGGCGCCGCGGCATGGCGGTGATCATCAGCGACTTCCTCGGCCCGATCAACTGGATGCGTCCGCTGCGGGCGATCGCCGGTCGCCACGAGGTGCTCGGTATCGAGGTGCTCGACCCGCGCGACGTCGAACTGCCGCCGGTCGGTGACGTCGTCCTGCAGGACGCCGAGACCGGGGAGACCCGCGAGTTCACCATCGACGAGCAGTTGCGCGACGACTTCGAACGAGCCGCGAGCGCTCACCGTGCGGAGGTGGCCAGGACGTTGCGGCGCTGCGATGCGCCGCTGTTGACGTTGCGCACCGACCGGGACTGGATCGCCGACGTGGTGCGGTTCGTCGCCAACCGCAGGCGTGGCGCGCTGGCGGGCCGGGCGTGA
- the moxR1 gene encoding chaperone MoxR1: protein MTSPSGPSQGPGGYPGQAPAQGYPSNNGGLQQEVHTLERAVFEVKRIIVGQDQLVERMLVGLLAKGHVLLEGVPGVAKTLAVETFAKVVGGTFARIQFTPDLVPTDIIGTRIYRQGKEEFDIELGPVVVNFLLADEINRAPAKVQSALLEVMAERKISIGGKTFPLPAPFLVMATQNPIEQEGVYALPEAQRDRFLFKLNIDYPSPEEEREIIYRMGVKPPEPKQILAPGDLLRLQDVAANNFVHHALVDYVVRVVTATRQPEKFGMPDAKAWIAYGASPRASLGIIAAARALALVRGRDYVIPQDVVEVIPDVLRHRLVLTYDALADEISTETVINRILQTVALPQVNAIPQQGHSVPPVVPAAAGAASNR from the coding sequence ATGACGTCACCGAGTGGGCCGTCGCAGGGGCCTGGAGGCTACCCCGGCCAGGCACCCGCACAGGGATACCCCTCCAACAACGGCGGTCTGCAGCAGGAGGTCCACACGCTCGAGCGGGCCGTCTTCGAGGTCAAGCGGATCATCGTCGGCCAGGACCAACTGGTCGAGCGCATGCTCGTCGGGCTGCTCGCCAAGGGTCACGTGCTGCTCGAGGGCGTGCCCGGCGTCGCCAAGACGCTGGCCGTCGAGACCTTCGCCAAGGTGGTGGGCGGCACCTTCGCACGCATCCAGTTCACCCCGGACCTGGTGCCCACCGACATCATCGGTACCCGCATCTACCGGCAGGGCAAGGAGGAGTTCGACATCGAACTCGGACCCGTGGTGGTCAACTTCCTGCTCGCCGACGAGATCAACCGCGCGCCGGCCAAGGTGCAGTCAGCGCTGCTGGAGGTCATGGCCGAACGCAAGATCTCGATCGGCGGTAAGACCTTCCCGCTGCCGGCGCCGTTCCTGGTGATGGCCACCCAGAACCCGATCGAGCAGGAAGGCGTGTACGCGCTGCCCGAGGCCCAGCGGGACCGCTTCTTGTTCAAGCTCAACATCGACTATCCCTCGCCCGAGGAAGAGCGCGAGATCATCTACCGGATGGGCGTCAAGCCGCCGGAGCCGAAGCAGATTCTGGCGCCCGGCGACCTGCTGCGACTGCAGGATGTGGCGGCCAACAACTTCGTGCACCACGCGCTGGTCGACTACGTCGTCCGGGTGGTGACCGCGACCCGTCAGCCGGAGAAGTTCGGAATGCCCGACGCGAAGGCGTGGATCGCTTACGGCGCATCACCGCGCGCGTCGCTCGGCATCATCGCGGCGGCCCGTGCGCTGGCCCTGGTGCGCGGGCGCGACTATGTGATCCCGCAGGACGTCGTCGAGGTCATTCCCGACGTGCTGCGGCATCGGTTGGTGCTGACCTACGACGCGCTGGCCGACGAGATCTCCACCGAGACGGTGATCAACCGAATCCTGCAGACCGTGGCGCTGCCTCAGGTGAACGCCATTCCGCAGCAAGGTCATTCGGTGCCGCCCGTCGTGCCCGCCGCCGCTGGCGCGGCCAGCAATCGGTGA
- the ripB gene encoding NlpC/P60 family peptidoglycan endopeptidase RipB, which produces MRSKLIRSLGGCALLLAAVALTVGLATPAASAPDDGLWDPTLPKLISAGAPGDPLAIANASLAATAQATEATMNLGRKFLSTLGLGPAPEMASVAPGRVRGPQAIEYVIRRGASQMGVPYSWGGGKPNGPSRGIESGANTVGFDCSGFTQFSFAGVGVLIPKYSGDQYDTGRKVPTSQAKRGDLLFWGPGGSQHVAIYLGGGQMLESSGSAGKVTVSPVRHSGLQPYVARIIES; this is translated from the coding sequence TTGCGTTCCAAGCTGATTCGGTCCCTGGGTGGATGCGCGCTGCTTCTCGCGGCGGTTGCGCTCACCGTCGGGCTGGCGACGCCTGCCGCATCCGCGCCCGATGACGGCCTGTGGGACCCGACGCTGCCGAAGTTGATCAGCGCCGGCGCTCCCGGCGACCCGCTGGCGATCGCGAACGCATCGCTCGCGGCGACCGCACAGGCCACCGAAGCCACGATGAACCTGGGCCGGAAATTCCTGTCCACGCTCGGTCTGGGGCCCGCCCCGGAGATGGCCAGTGTGGCGCCGGGCCGGGTGCGCGGACCGCAGGCGATCGAGTACGTGATCCGTCGGGGCGCCTCGCAGATGGGTGTGCCGTACTCGTGGGGCGGCGGGAAGCCGAACGGACCCAGCCGCGGAATCGAGTCGGGTGCCAACACGGTCGGCTTCGACTGCTCGGGCTTCACCCAGTTCTCGTTCGCGGGTGTGGGCGTGCTGATCCCCAAGTATTCCGGGGACCAGTACGACACCGGCCGAAAGGTGCCGACGTCGCAGGCCAAGCGCGGCGATCTCCTGTTCTGGGGTCCCGGCGGCAGTCAGCACGTCGCCATCTATCTCGGCGGTGGTCAGATGCTGGAGTCCTCGGGAAGCGCGGGCAAGGTCACGGTGAGCCCGGTGCGTCACTCCGGCCTGCAGCCGTACGTGGCGCGCATCATCGAATCCTGA